In the Mytilus galloprovincialis chromosome 10, xbMytGall1.hap1.1, whole genome shotgun sequence genome, one interval contains:
- the LOC143047782 gene encoding kinesin-like protein KIF25: MPLGIDRSHFYEEKVKHIEKSNRVKDERIGSLETENAMLYLKLAQLRGALQHTRQESIEIHEQFEDESRFRKSVAESACKFKQELDNIKKDMQSVQSAAKEIPKQFNEQVQHANSVVQRHKMAFQSQSSSLSELQERLAHMELTLHDVTDRHAKEKKRRQELHNTLMELRGNIRVHCRVRPLMDFDRGQEDMSSFGRQGAKSEVVVHFVDDENVCVRTTKHNKVFEYERVYDMTETQNGLFDEVQPMLTSLLDGYNICIMAYGQTGSGKTHTMLGSHKNEDYNPTRETHPDEGVIPRAARELFRLTSEKQKGTHTVEVSVVEIYNNDIRDLLSHDPNIKHDINTGQDNSISLPTIISKQVDTVYDVMCLVQHGLHTRRESATMVHEHSSRSHLVVTLTVVSPAPSFFSKNSAPGDIFRKTKRKSLTESQLLDMIPEALLQATPRDSKGRSSSLSSSGSMPSGSMWQSNDISTNSAGQAVIKTKLQLVDLAGSECVGMSGVKGQALRETANINKSLSALADVLGALAEHRAHVPYRNTRLTHLLQDSIGGDAKLLILLCVAPAQRYITESLQSLGFGARARQVQRGQTKRRLPSSAEKVSMDTPKNSRSISVTGPPPFSQR, translated from the exons ATGCCTCTTGGAATAGATAGAAGTCACTTTTATGAGGAAAAAGTTAAGCATATTGAAAAAAGCAACAGG GTTAAAGATGAAAGAATAGGTTCATTAGAGACAGAGAATGCTATGCTTTATTTGAAACTTGCACAGTTAAGAGGGGCACTTCAACATACAAGACAAGAATCGATTGAAATTCATGAACAGTTTGAAGATGAGAGTCGATTTAGGAAATCAGTTGCTGAGTCGGCCTGCAAATTTAAGCAAGAGCTGGAT aatATCAAAAAAGATATGCAGTCAGTGCAAAGTGCTGCCAAAGAAATCCCAAAGCAATTTAATGAACAGGTTCAGCATGCAAACTCAGTGGTACAAAGACATAAAATGGCTTTCCAATCCCAGAGTTCTAGTCTGTCAGAGCTTCAGGAAAGATTGGCTCATATGGAATTGACGCTTCATGATGTAACAGATAGACatgctaaagaaaaaaaaagaagacaggaACTTCATAACACACTCATG GAATTAAGAGGTAACATCAGAGTTCACTGTAGAGTAAGACCACTTATGGATTTTGATAGAGGTCAAGAGGATATGTCAAGTTTTGGAAG ACAAGGAGCCAAGTCAGAAGTTGTGGTACACTTTGTAGATGAT GAAAATGTTTGTGTGAGAACAACAAAACATAACAAAGTGTTTGAATATGAAAG aGTGTATGACATGACAGAAACACAAAATGGTTTGTTTGATGAAGTTCAACCAATGTTAACATCACTATTAGATGG ATATAACATATGTATCATGGCCTATGGACAGACAGGAAGTGGAAAGACACATACCATGTTAGGGTCACACAAAAATGAGGATTACAATCCTACACGAGAAACCCATCCAGATGAGGGTGTAATACCGAGAGCAGCTAGAGAATTATTTAG ACTGACATCAGAGAAACAGAAAGGAACACATACTGTGGAAGTCTCAGTGGTAGAAATATACAACAATGACATCCGTGACCTTCTGAGTCATGACCCAAACATCAAACATGATATCAATACCGGTCAGGACAACTCTATAAGTTTGCCTACCATTATTTCCAA acaagTAGATACAGTATATGATGTCATGTGCTTAGTACAACATGGTCTGCACACACGAAGAGAATCTGCCACTATGGTTCATGAACATTCAAGTCGATCACATCTGGTTGTGACCTTAACAGTTGTTTCTCCGGCTCCAAGCTTCTTCTCTAAAAACTCAGCACCAGGAGATA TTTTCAGGAAAACCAAAAGGAAATCTTTAACAGAAAGTCAACTTCTTGATATGATCCCTGAAGCACTCCTACAAG CGACACCTAGGGACAGTAAAGGGAGATCATCCTCTTTATCATCATCTGGCTCAATGCCATCAGGATCCATGTGGCAATCTAATGACATCAGTACTAATTCTGCTGGACAGgctgttataaaaacaaaactacaGTTAGTAGATCTGGCTGGTAGTGAATGTGTTG GCATGAGTGGTGTAAAAGGACAGGCATTACGAGAAACAGCAAACATTAACAAGAGTTTGTCTGCGTTAGCTGATGTCTTAGGAGCTCTAGCTGAACACAGAGCACATGTGCCTTACAGAAACACACGTCTCACACATTTGTTACAAGATTCTATTG GAGGAGATGCCAAGTTATTGATTCTGTTATGTGTAGCACCTGCCCAGAGATACATCACAGAGTCTCTACAGAGTTTAGGTTTTGGTGCTCGCGCTAGACAAGTACAAAGAGGTCAAACTAAACGTCGTCTGCCATCATCTGCAGAGAAAGTCAGTATGGACACGCCAAAAAATTCTAGATCTATCTCAGTGACAGGTCCTCCACCTTTTAGCCAGCGatga